The Tautonia plasticadhaerens nucleotide sequence GTCCCCATGAAGGGAGTGTCCGGCCCACCGATCGCGGGCGCCGGGAGTCCCGGAGGGAGTGCCCCCGGTCCGGGGTCGATCGCATCGGGCCGGCGTCGGCCCCGGGACGGCCGGACCGGGACGGCGGCCCCCGATCGGCTCGTCTCGGCCTGTTGGCGTTCGGATCCGCCGGGCCCCGGCGTCGGGCGGCCGGGGCGAACGGGGAACACTCGGAGGAACACTCAGATGAGACTCCAGCTCGAATCGCCGAGGCTCTCGTACGCCCTGCTGGGGGCCGGCTTCGCCTGCTCCGTCGGCTTCCTGGTGTTCCCGATCTTCTGGAGGGGCAACCTCGGCGTCTCGGCGGGCCGGCTCCTGATGTTCCTCTCGGCCGTGGTCGCCTCCCGGACCTGGCGACGGACCGGGTCGAGGGTCGTGCTCGCCTTGAGCGGCGCCGAGCTGTCGTTCCAGGGGGTCTCGATCGCCCTGGGGCCGCTCCTCTACATCATCGGGATCATGCTGGTCGGCGGTTGGAACGTGAAATAGGGCCCCGGGGCCGGTCGGGCCGGGGCACCCGTCGAGCCGAGGGGGCCGGGGGGACGACGTCGCCGGATCGGCCGGCCGGGCAACTCGGGGCCTTCCCGGTGTGCTCGGATCCCGGGCGATCGGGTCGGGTTCGGGGTCAGAAGGCGACGGTGAGGCCCTCGGATCCGCCCTCGGGGATCTGGACCTCGACCTTCTCGGCGCCGGGGACCGGCTCGCCGAGGTCGTTCTGCAGCTCGACGCGGTACGAGCCGGGCATGGCGCCGTCCTTGTCGCCCCCGGAGACGAGGGCGAAGCTGCCCGACTGGACGGCGCTGGTGGCCTGCTGGTCGCTGCCGCCGTCGAGGACGGGGACGAAGACGAGGATGCCGGAGGCCACGGGCTGGCCCCCCTTGGTGACCTGGCCCTTGGCCGGGACGGTGGAGAAGTTGGCGGCACCCGGGGGCGTGACGCCGGTGCAGCCGGCCATCAGCAGGGCGGCCGCGAGGGCGACGGCGAGGCGCCGCGGTCGGGTAGCGATGGGGAGCATGGGGGTGGTCCGAGGGTGGGGGGGAACCTTCGCCGGCGGCCGGGGCCGGGGCGATGCTCGAAGGTAGGGGCCGGGCCCGGCATCGGGGGGCCGACGCCGGGCCCGGGGCACCGTCCCGGGGTCGTCGACCGGCCGAGGGGGCGGGACGACGGCCGGGCGGTCGAGCGGGCGCCCGATCGGGCGACCGATCGGGCGATCAGTACTGGTCGGCCGAGACGACCTCGCCGCCCTTGGGGGTGACGAGCGACCGGAGGACGACGACGCTGGTCGTCTCCTTGAGGAACTTCACCGAGCCGTCGCCGAGCAGGACGTTGGCCCCGCCGGGGTGGAACGAGGCGATCTCGTCGTTGTTGAAGGCGTTGTTGTTGCGGGCCCGGGCGTTGGCCAGGCTCTGGTAGGCGACCGTCTCGTTGGCCGGGCGGAAGGGGTTGTTGATCTGGCCGGAGACGCCGAAGGCGCCGTCGGGCTCGGCCCACCGCCAGAAGCGTCGGGCGGCGTCGAGGTCGTAGTTCAGTTCGGCCGGGCGGGTGATGGTGTTGTTGACGGTCTTGGCGTTGGCGATGAAGGTGGCGTCCCGGCCGGCGTCCTCGGCGATCATCATCGTGTTGGAGAGGCCGTCCCGGACCTCGGCGATGGCCGTCTTGTAATGGTGCAGCAGGCCGTCGGCGCGGTCGAAGTTGTTGCGGAAGGGGGTGGCGGGGGTGGAACCGGCCTCGCCCCGGTCGCCCTGGGCGTCGATGTCGGTGTAGCAGGGGGCGCCGTAGTCCTGCACGCCGTAGCCGTGGGGCTGGGGGTAGGCGGTGAACGCGGGGTCGAGCTCGTCCCGGGCGTCGCCGCTCTCCCGGACGCTGGAGGGGCAGAGGTAGGCGCCGATGACCGCGCCGCAGCCGGTGAGGTTGGCGCCGTTGATGTCGGCGTAGGGCAGGTCGAAGTTCAGGGCGTTGAAGACCTGCTGCTGCTCCAGCCCCGGCAGGATGCGGGCGAGGACGCCCCACTCGCCGTCGACGAAGATGGTGCTCGGCGGGCTGACGCTGAAATTGGTCCCCTGGCCGGCGGGCGGGAAGGCGCCGTTGGAGCTCTCGTAGTTGTGCAGGGCCAGGCCGATCTGCTTCAGGTTGTTGGTGCACTGGGCGCGGCGGGCGGCCTCCCGGGCGCTCTGCACGGCGGGCAGCAGCAGGGCGATCAGCACGCCGATGATGGCGATGACCACCAGCAGCTCGATCAGGGTGAAGGCGGGGCGACGCGATCGCTTGACCATCGGGGTGGGGACCTTCGTTCGTGACCTGGGGGGGCGGTGGACCGGGACGGGCCGCGTCCGAGGGCGGCTCGCCGGGCCAGGGGACGAGGGTCGGGCGGGCGGGGATGCCCCCGGCGATCCGCCCGACGTCGAGGCCCCCGGCCCGGCCGTCGGGTCCGATTCTCGGGCAAGGCGGCCCCCGGTCGCCCCCGGGAGTCGGGGAAGATTCCGGGAAAGTTTCGTGAAGCGGGCCCGGCCGGGCGGGGGAGGGCCGAGGGCCGGGACCCGTCCCCGGGGGACGGCCCTGATGGCCGGGGCCGGGGAGTGGGAGGCCGGTCAGCAGGAGGAGGGGGGGGCGGCGACGCCCCGGTGGCCGAGCAGGCGGATGGTGCCGGGGCCGAGGGCGGACTCCAGCGAGGCGATCAGGGCGTCGTCGTGGCGGACCCGCCAGGAGGCGCCGGCCCGGAAGACGGCGCGGTGGGCCTCGGCCAGGCCGAAGACCTCGAAGTAGACGTCGAGGTTCCCCTGGTACTGGCCGAGGACCCGGCCGAGGCGGTCCAGCTCGGCCTCGCCGTGGGCCCCCTTGGTGAGGCGGACGACCAGGCCCCGGCAGAGCTCGCCGGCGGCGCGCTCGATGGGGATGATCCGGCTGACGATCAGCTCGGCCGGCTCCCGCTGCCGGGAGAGCTGGCCGCGGACGAAGCAGATCAGGTCGTCCCGGACGAGGTCCTGCGCCTTGGCGAACTCCTCGGGCCAGAGCATGGCCGGGGTGGAGCCGGTGAGGTCCTCGATCGAGAGCTTGGCCATGCGGGTGAGGCCGGATCGGGACCTCTGCACGTTCTTGATCTTGACCCCGGCGAGGATGCCGCCGAGGACGACCTCGACCTTGTCGGGCAGCTCGGCGAGCTGGTCGACAGTGTGGGTCCGGAAGGCCTCGATGAGCCCCTGGTGCCGGGTGAGGGGGTGGCTGGACATATAAAAGCCCAGCACCTTCTTCTCCTCGGCGAGGCGCTCGGCGTCGGAGAGCTCGGGGACGTCCGGCAGGGTGGTGACGATCGTCTCGGGCTCGGCGACGGCGACGGCGGCGTCGAAGGCGTCGAAGAGGCTGGCCTGTCCCCGCTTGCGGTCCTCCTGGCGGGCCTGGCCGCCCTGGACGGCCCGGGGGAGGACGGCGAGCAGCTGGCTGCGGCGGGCGCCGAGGCAGTCGAAGGCCCCGGCCTTGATGAGGACCTCGATCACTCCCTGGCCGACTTCCCGCGGGGGGACCCGCTCGCAGAAGTCGTCGAGGCTGGTGAAGGGGCCGCCGGACTCCCGGGCGTCGATGATCGACTCGATCGCCTTGTAGCCGACGCCCTTGAGGGCGCCGAGGCCGAAGAGGATCGTGTGGTCGTGGTCGGGGCTGGGGCGGAAGGAGACGTGCCCCTCGTTGATGTTCGGCGGCAGGACGGCGAGGCCCATGCGCCGGCAGTCGTCGATGTGCTCGACGAAGAACTTCTCGCGCTCCGAGCCGTCCATCTCGGAGCTGAGCACCGCCGCCATGTACTCGGTCGGGTAGTGCGACTTGAGGTAGGCGGTCTGGTACGCCACCAGCGCATAGGCGGTCGAGTGGCTCTTGTTGAAGCCGTAGCCGCCGAAGAACTCGATGAGGTCGAAGATCTCCTTGGCCTTCGCCTTGTCCAGCCCCCGCTCGACGGCGCCGTTGAGGAAGGCCTCGCGCCCGGCGGCGATCACGTCCGTCTTCTTCTTGGAGATGGCCTTGATCGTCGCGTAGGCCTTGCTGAGCTCGATCCCGCCCAGGCGGTTGAGGATCCGCATCACCTGTTCCTGGTAGACCATGATCCCGTAGGTCTCTTCCAGGACGTCCTTCATCACCGGGTGCGGGTAGTCGGCGGGCTCCCGGCCGTGCTTGCGGTTGACGTAGCTGTCGACCATGCCGCCGTTGAGCGGGCCCGGGCGGTAGAGGGCGTTGGTGGCGATGATGTCGGCGAAGCGGTCCGGCTTCATCTTGATGAGCAGGTCGCGGATGCCGGCCGATTCGAGCTGGAAGACGCCCTTGGTCTCGC carries:
- a CDS encoding DUF1559 domain-containing protein; amino-acid sequence: MVKRSRRPAFTLIELLVVIAIIGVLIALLLPAVQSAREAARRAQCTNNLKQIGLALHNYESSNGAFPPAGQGTNFSVSPPSTIFVDGEWGVLARILPGLEQQQVFNALNFDLPYADINGANLTGCGAVIGAYLCPSSVRESGDARDELDPAFTAYPQPHGYGVQDYGAPCYTDIDAQGDRGEAGSTPATPFRNNFDRADGLLHHYKTAIAEVRDGLSNTMMIAEDAGRDATFIANAKTVNNTITRPAELNYDLDAARRFWRWAEPDGAFGVSGQINNPFRPANETVAYQSLANARARNNNAFNNDEIASFHPGGANVLLGDGSVKFLKETTSVVVLRSLVTPKGGEVVSADQY